In the Bacillus sp. HSf4 genome, GTATGGAGAATCGTTTGAGGATGTCGATGATGTCCTGAAGATCGTTGATGATCAAAAACAAAAGAACATTTTCGATGAACTAAACTAGTTGAGAATGAGAATAGGCAAAAAGAACAAAAGTCGCAGGATTGTCAAAAAATTTCTGTTACAGACTGTTCACACTTACTTTTTTATAGTATAATACTCTATAAAGATTACTTTTTTAGATTAATTTCAATTTAAGAATGCGCTATTTCATTCTACTTTTTAAGGAGTGAAGCATATGGTTACATTATATACATCACCAAGCTGCACGTCATGCAGAAAGGCGCGCGCATGGTTAGAAGAGCATGATATTCCATTTACGGAAAGAAATATTTTTTCAGAGCCTTTATCAATTGATGAGATAAAAGAAATTTTGCGGATGACGGAAGACGGAACCGACGAGATCATTTCAACTCGTTCAAAAGTGTTCCAAAAGTTGAACGTCAACCTTGAAACAATGCCTCTGCAAGAGCTTTACCAGCTCATCAATGAACATCCAGGCCTGTTGCGCCGTCCGATCATCATCGACGAAAAACGCCTGCAGGTTGGTTACAATGAGGACGAAATCCGCCGCTTCCTGCCTCGCAAAGTGCGCACATTCCAATTGAGGGAAGCGCAGCGTCTGGCCAATTAATTGTGAAGAGTAAAGAAGGCTGAAATTTTTCAGCCTTCTTTTTAATGTTTCTCACTAAGTTGTTCATAATAAATACTGGCTAAAATCACAAAAATAACTGTTAGGACGGGGAGCAGCATTTCAATCATGCCGTGTTTGGCCATAAAGGAAGACAGCTCCTGCTCTCTGACGATCATTTCGCCGCCTGTATATGCGAGCAGACCGCTGCCGGCGTATAGCAACAGCGGAAATTTGGCCATGGCGATCTGAATCAGCCTGCTGCCCCAAATAATAACGGGCACCGAAATCATGAGTCCGGCAACGACGAGCATCAGCCGCCCATGCGAGGCCCCGGCCACAGCGATGACATTATCTAAGGACATGAACAAATCAGCCACCACAATAATGCGAATCGCTTTCCATAGGGATGTCCCGCTTTTGACATGCTGGGTATCTTTTTTCTCAATCAGGAGCTGGTATCCTAAATACAGAAGGAAGATTCCTCCGATCAATTGCAGATAGGGAACTGTCAGCAGATACACTGCGGCTGCAGTCAGCATGATTCTCATGAAAATGGCGATGCATGTGCCGATGATGATCGCTTTTTGTCTCTGCATGGGAGGCAAATTGCGGCTGGCCATTGCGATGACAACGGCGTTGTCTCCGCCGAGAATGAGGTCGATTCCGATGATGACAAGGAATGACATCAACACATCGTGTTCCATCAACTGGCACCTCTCTTTGCTAAACGGGCCCGTTTTTTTTAGAACCCGTCATCTTCAGCTCTGCTTGTACAATTAATATATGAAGCGGGGCGGAAATTATGTTTGCTTGTCTTTTATGCATTTTTATTTCTTTTGCGCCTTTTTTATCATAAAATAGAAATTAAAGATTGTTCAGGGATAAGGTTAAGAAGTGGACGTAATGGGTAAAGTGTAGTAAAGTACAATTAATTGGGAGCTTAGTTATCCCTTCACCATCATACAAAGAAGGGAAGGTTGGCAAATGGAAATCGAAAGAATAAACGAACATACGGTTAAGTTTTATATTTCCTACGGTGATATAGAAGACCGGGGGTTTGACAGGGAAGAAATCTGGTACAATCGTGAACGCAGTGAAGAGCTGTTTTGGGAAATGATGGACGAAGTGCACGAAGAAGAAGAGTTTGCCGTTGAAGGCCCCCTTTGGATTCAAGTGCAGGCCCTTGATAAAGGGTTGGAAATCATTGTCACAAGAGCTCAGCTTTCCAAAGACGGACAAAAGCTAGAACTGCCGATTCCTGAAGAT is a window encoding:
- the spxA gene encoding transcriptional regulator SpxA: MVTLYTSPSCTSCRKARAWLEEHDIPFTERNIFSEPLSIDEIKEILRMTEDGTDEIISTRSKVFQKLNVNLETMPLQELYQLINEHPGLLRRPIIIDEKRLQVGYNEDEIRRFLPRKVRTFQLREAQRLAN
- a CDS encoding TerC family protein, which translates into the protein MEHDVLMSFLVIIGIDLILGGDNAVVIAMASRNLPPMQRQKAIIIGTCIAIFMRIMLTAAAVYLLTVPYLQLIGGIFLLYLGYQLLIEKKDTQHVKSGTSLWKAIRIIVVADLFMSLDNVIAVAGASHGRLMLVVAGLMISVPVIIWGSRLIQIAMAKFPLLLYAGSGLLAYTGGEMIVREQELSSFMAKHGMIEMLLPVLTVIFVILASIYYEQLSEKH